The following proteins are encoded in a genomic region of Zea mays cultivar B73 chromosome 9, Zm-B73-REFERENCE-NAM-5.0, whole genome shotgun sequence:
- the LOC109943310 gene encoding uncharacterized protein, with protein sequence MARILRRLSRPCGARSLLLAEFPEEDEIQEVVSEEESAKVPAHQVDEAI encoded by the coding sequence ATGGCCAGGATTCTTCGAAGGTTGTCTCGGCCGTGTGGTGCCCGTTCCCTACTCCTCGCAGAATTCCCAGAAGAAGATGAAATTCAAGAAGTAGTTTCTGAAGAGGAGTCTGCTAAAGTGCCTGCTCATCAAGTGGATGAAGCTATCTAA